From the genome of Sphingobacterium kitahiroshimense, one region includes:
- a CDS encoding GNAT family N-acetyltransferase, with product MKNISIYHVGSEDVVEVLPYVLDFRRKLFPMLDPNQVPKDLKAFEQVYLQNRAGNFLQARTADGILIGVIGMLNYDYRFPHLDIDAKKTVEVARLFVDPKYRRTGLGTELFQSLLVVAQEKQIERLYLHTHPFLEGAYEFWLQQGFQLIEYRDESGFLTIHMELMVNESESAVILENILEQEKHSTI from the coding sequence ATGAAAAATATTTCGATATATCATGTTGGATCAGAAGATGTGGTAGAAGTTCTGCCTTATGTTCTGGATTTCAGAAGAAAACTATTTCCGATGTTGGATCCGAATCAGGTGCCTAAAGATTTAAAGGCGTTTGAACAGGTTTATTTACAGAACCGCGCTGGTAATTTTCTACAGGCAAGAACCGCGGATGGCATATTAATCGGAGTGATCGGTATGCTTAATTATGATTACCGGTTCCCTCACTTGGATATTGATGCTAAGAAGACCGTTGAAGTAGCCCGCTTATTTGTGGATCCCAAATATCGTAGGACTGGACTGGGGACAGAGCTGTTTCAAAGTTTACTCGTGGTGGCGCAGGAAAAACAGATTGAAAGACTTTATTTACATACCCATCCATTTTTGGAGGGTGCATATGAATTTTGGTTGCAGCAGGGGTTTCAATTGATAGAATACCGTGATGAATCTGGATTTCTCACTATACACATGGAACTGATGGTTAATGAATCGGAAAGTGCTGTGATATTGGAGAACATTTTGGAGCAGGAAAAACACTCCACAATTTGA